The proteins below come from a single Erythrobacter sp. SG61-1L genomic window:
- a CDS encoding EF-hand domain-containing protein gives MSRFLPTLAVALALAAPSVLAAQEVQYGGDMSRIKRPNGAPPSTPIARKKFDQAVEKIFRAADTDRDGTITLAEFNAAIEARKAAMIARRFAEVDTDRNRQISPEEFAAWQRTLGSAVLAEDGMTSGEQIALVAEQLPVELGKDREDEVLEDVIAPITATLIVEANTNYDGGVSLEELLAFEGARFDKADLNKDGWLVADEIVALREGPGTMRPQRGGPAGAPGAAPGGAGSPPPPPPGN, from the coding sequence TTTCTTCCCACTCTGGCAGTCGCGCTGGCGCTGGCCGCACCCTCGGTGCTGGCCGCGCAGGAAGTGCAATATGGCGGCGACATGTCTCGCATCAAGCGCCCCAACGGCGCGCCTCCTTCCACGCCGATTGCCCGCAAGAAGTTCGACCAGGCGGTGGAGAAGATCTTCCGCGCCGCCGATACCGACCGCGACGGCACGATCACGCTGGCCGAATTCAACGCCGCGATAGAAGCGCGCAAGGCTGCGATGATCGCCCGGCGCTTTGCCGAGGTGGATACGGACCGTAACCGCCAGATCAGCCCCGAGGAATTCGCCGCCTGGCAGCGCACGCTCGGTTCGGCCGTGCTTGCGGAAGACGGCATGACGAGCGGCGAGCAGATCGCGCTGGTTGCCGAGCAATTGCCGGTCGAACTCGGCAAGGACCGCGAGGATGAAGTGCTGGAAGACGTGATCGCCCCGATCACCGCCACGCTGATCGTGGAAGCGAACACCAATTACGATGGCGGCGTTTCGCTGGAAGAACTGCTGGCCTTTGAAGGTGCCCGCTTCGACAAGGCGGACCTCAACAAGGATGGCTGGCTGGTAGCCGACGAGATCGTCGCCCTGCGCGAAGGCCCCGGCACTATGCGCCCGCAGCGCGGTGGCCCGGCCGGCGCACCGGGCGCTGCACCGGGTGGAGCAGGCAGCCCGCCGCCCCCGCCGCCGGGCAATTAG